One region of Desulfitobacterium chlororespirans DSM 11544 genomic DNA includes:
- a CDS encoding Ger(x)C family spore germination protein — METPQKKFFKLRLPIVLLLIIGILFMGGCGGKREINELAYMLGMGIDKGKEEGTYLVTMQMAKPKASGGGAAELENWTISIETKSLAAITERVAEAFDKQPFAGTVRVVVLGEDLAEEGINEALDYFQRFYEFRRTIYLLVAKGQAREILNTELRTRQIPSLSLFNTIEGQKGQSAFPVTRLGHYLTVLGRESQNPIIPRVESIRSGEHGLFYADQEAQEILIHESAVFEGGKCVASLSDQETKGCLWLDDEIESRILHKEDGGLKVTAWVLSSKTKYKVENIEGNIGIRFNIKAAVSINEILGKEEQVDIRGWKQFIEELKPLMAQAIQEECEAAVAKSREQGLDFIGIGRKIEIKNPKYWREIKENWPQGIKDIPVAYDINVKIEHSGLARNSPVSPQENGAKGGSHTLQ, encoded by the coding sequence AAAAATTCTTCAAATTAAGGCTCCCTATCGTGCTGCTGCTTATTATCGGTATTCTGTTCATGGGGGGGTGTGGTGGAAAGCGTGAGATCAATGAATTAGCCTATATGCTGGGGATGGGGATCGATAAGGGGAAAGAAGAGGGAACCTATCTCGTCACCATGCAGATGGCTAAGCCTAAAGCAAGCGGAGGTGGAGCCGCAGAGCTTGAGAATTGGACCATCAGTATAGAAACCAAAAGTCTTGCCGCAATTACGGAACGGGTGGCGGAAGCGTTTGACAAACAGCCTTTTGCAGGAACGGTGCGGGTCGTCGTACTTGGTGAAGACCTTGCTGAAGAGGGGATCAATGAGGCTTTGGATTATTTCCAGCGCTTTTATGAATTTCGACGGACGATTTATCTGCTCGTGGCCAAAGGACAAGCTAGGGAAATCCTGAATACAGAGTTGCGCACAAGGCAGATTCCCAGCTTAAGTTTATTCAATACCATCGAAGGTCAAAAAGGGCAGTCGGCTTTTCCTGTAACCCGTTTAGGGCACTACCTGACGGTTTTAGGGAGAGAAAGCCAGAATCCGATCATTCCCAGGGTGGAGAGCATCCGATCAGGGGAACATGGATTATTCTATGCTGATCAAGAAGCCCAGGAAATTCTGATTCATGAATCGGCAGTGTTTGAAGGCGGGAAATGTGTTGCGTCTCTTAGCGACCAGGAAACAAAGGGTTGCCTCTGGCTGGATGACGAGATTGAGAGCCGGATTCTTCACAAGGAAGATGGAGGTCTCAAAGTAACGGCTTGGGTATTGAGCTCTAAGACAAAATATAAGGTGGAAAACATCGAGGGCAACATAGGGATTCGCTTCAATATTAAGGCTGCGGTTTCTATCAATGAAATCCTGGGTAAGGAGGAGCAAGTAGATATCCGCGGTTGGAAGCAATTTATCGAAGAATTAAAGCCTCTAATGGCGCAGGCGATTCAGGAAGAATGCGAAGCGGCAGTAGCCAAAAGCAGGGAGCAGGGGCTGGATTTTATAGGGATTGGGCGAAAAATTGAAATTAAAAACCCCAAGTATTGGCGGGAAATCAAAGAGAACTGGCCCCAGGGGATCAAAGATATTCCGGTAGCTTATGATATCAACGTTAAAATTGAACATTCAGGGCTGGCCCGCAACTCACCGGTAAGTCCTCAGGAAAATGGGGCGAAGGGTGGCTCCCATACTCTTCAATAG